From one Staphylococcus kloosii genomic stretch:
- the hslV gene encoding ATP-dependent protease subunit HslV, with amino-acid sequence MSTSIHATTIFAVQHDGHCAMAGDGQVTLGEQVIMKQTARKVRRLYDGKVLAGFAGSVADAFTLFEKFETKLQQFGGNLERAAVELAQEWRGDKQLRQLEAMLIVMDQSSILVVSGTGEVIAPDDNLIAIGSGGNYALSAGRALKKHATNLSAKEMAYESLKVAADICVFTNDQIVVEEL; translated from the coding sequence ATGAGTACATCAATTCATGCAACGACAATATTTGCAGTTCAACATGATGGACATTGTGCAATGGCCGGTGATGGTCAGGTTACTTTAGGTGAGCAAGTAATTATGAAACAAACGGCGAGAAAAGTAAGAAGATTGTATGATGGAAAAGTATTAGCAGGATTTGCAGGAAGTGTTGCTGATGCTTTTACTTTGTTTGAAAAATTTGAAACTAAATTACAACAATTTGGTGGTAATTTAGAACGCGCAGCAGTTGAATTAGCACAAGAATGGCGTGGTGACAAACAATTACGCCAATTAGAAGCAATGTTAATTGTTATGGATCAATCATCTATCCTTGTTGTTAGTGGTACAGGTGAAGTTATTGCACCTGACGATAACTTGATAGCAATTGGTTCTGGAGGTAATTATGCATTGAGTGCTGGAAGAGCCTTGAAAAAGCATGCAACGAATCTTAGCGCAAAAGAAATGGCTTATGAAAGTTTAAAAGTTGCTGCTGATATTTGCGTATTTACGAATGACCAAATAGTTGTAGAAGAACTTTAA
- the xerC gene encoding tyrosine recombinase XerC, which produces MEQIQEAYLYMLKVERQFSNHTLKSYYDDIHQFNDFLQQEHLDLNSFEYKDARNFLSFLYSKNLKRTTVSRKISTLRSFYEYWMTRDESVVNPFVQLVHPKKEQYLPHFFYEEEMEALFKTVSSDAKKGLRDRVILELLYATGIRVSELVNIREQDLDMSSPGVKVLGKGNKERFIPFGEFCKQSIEAYLSQFKPKLNSDHNFLLVNMKGDPITERGVRFVLNDVVKRTAGVTDIHPHKLRHTFATHMLNEGADLRTVQSLLGHVNLSTTGRYTHVSNEQLRKVYLNAHPRAKKEN; this is translated from the coding sequence TTTTCTAACCATACATTAAAGTCTTATTATGATGATATTCATCAATTCAATGACTTTTTGCAACAAGAACATTTAGATTTAAACTCATTTGAATATAAAGATGCGCGTAACTTTTTAAGTTTTTTATATTCGAAAAACTTGAAAAGAACAACTGTTTCTCGTAAAATTTCTACGCTGAGAAGTTTTTATGAATATTGGATGACGCGAGATGAAAGTGTTGTTAACCCATTTGTTCAACTAGTGCATCCGAAAAAAGAACAGTATTTACCCCACTTTTTTTATGAAGAAGAAATGGAAGCTTTATTTAAAACAGTGTCGTCAGATGCTAAAAAAGGTTTAAGAGATAGAGTTATATTAGAATTATTATATGCAACTGGTATACGTGTTTCTGAGTTAGTAAACATTCGTGAACAAGACTTAGACATGAGTTCACCAGGCGTTAAAGTTTTAGGTAAAGGCAATAAAGAAAGATTTATACCTTTTGGTGAATTTTGTAAGCAAAGTATTGAAGCTTATCTATCGCAATTCAAACCTAAATTAAATAGTGATCATAATTTCTTATTAGTTAATATGAAAGGTGACCCAATTACTGAAAGGGGCGTACGTTTTGTATTGAATGATGTAGTTAAACGTACGGCTGGTGTTACCGATATACACCCTCATAAACTACGGCATACTTTTGCTACTCATATGTTAAATGAAGGTGCAGATTTAAGAACAGTACAATCGTTATTAGGACATGTTAATTTGTCGACTACTGGTCGCTATACTCACGTCTCTAATGAACAGTTGAGAAAAGTATATTTAAATGCACACCCTCGTGCAAAAAAGGAGAATTAG